In one Nicotiana sylvestris chromosome 8, ASM39365v2, whole genome shotgun sequence genomic region, the following are encoded:
- the LOC104212366 gene encoding protein DETOXIFICATION 49-like has translation MLTPLISENPTIEYQKEHNNYIPRQKNHLTLSILEAKCIANIAFPMIFTGLILYSRSMISMIFLGRLGELSLAGGSLAIGFANITGYSILSGLAMGMEPICGQAFGAKRFKLLGLTLQRTILLLLLTSIPISFLWLYMKRLLILCGQNHNIATQAQNYILYSLPDLLTQSFLHPLRIYLRSQSITLPLTYCAAFSILIHIPINYFLVIVLNLGIKGVALSGVWTNFNLVGSLILYIIFSRVHKKTWNGISSECLKGWKSLLNLAIPSCISVCLEWWWYEIMILLCGLLINPQATVASMGILIQTTSLIYIFPSSLSFGVSTRVGNELGANRPNRAKLAAIIGLCSSLILGISALFFATMVRNIWARIFTQDQEIVTLTAMILPIIGLCELGNCPQTTGCGVLRGTARPKLGANINLGCFYFVGMPVAIWLGFYMGFDLKGLWLGLLAAQASCAVTMMLIIFAKTNWEDQARRAKELTSIIGDYDNEDEKFIDEKAEDYLDLSDYQKLENSVV, from the coding sequence atGTTGACTCCATTGATTTCTGAAAATCCAACAATAGAATACCAAAAGGAACATAACAATTATATTCCTAGACAAAAAAATCATCTAACTCTTTCAATTTTAGAAGCAAAATGCATAGCTAATATTGCATTTCCAATGATATTCACAGGCTTAATTCTTTACTCTCGTTCAATGATTTCCATGATCTTTCTTGGCCGGCTCGGCGAGCTTTCTTTAGCCGGCGGTTCGCTCGCTATTGGTTTTGCAAATATAACCGGTTATTCAATTCTTTCTGGTTTAGCCATGGGAATGGAACCAATTTGTGGACAAGCTTTTGGTGCAAAAAGATTCAAGCTTTTAGGTCTTACGTTACAAAGGACAATTCTTTTGCTACTTTTAACCTCAATTCCAATTTCATTCTTGTGGCTATACATGAAAAGACTCTTGATATTATGTGGCCAAAATCATAATATTGCAACACAAGCTCAAAATTACATTCTTTATTCACTTCCTGATCTTTTAACTCAGTCATTTTTACACCCCCTTAGAATTTATCTACGTTCACAATCCATAACATTACCTCTAACTTATTGTGCTGCTTTTTCTATTCTTATCCATATCCCAATAAATTATTTTCTTGTTATAGTACTTAATCTTGGAATTAAAGGGGTTGCCTTAAGTGGGGTTTGGACAAATTTCAATCTTGTTGGTTCATTAATTCTTTATATTATATTTTCTAGGGTACATAAAAAAACTTGGAATGGAATTTCCTCAGAGTGTTTAAAGGGATGGAAATCACTTCTAAATTTAGCAATTCCAAGTTGTATTAGTGTTTGCCTAGAATGGTGGTGGTACGAAATTATGATTTTATTATGTGGACTTTTAATTAATCCTCAAGCTACAGTTGCATCAATGGGAATATTGATTCAAACAACATCTTTGATATATATTTTTCCATCTTCTTTGAGTTTTGGTGTATCAACAAGAGTTGGAAATGAATTAGGAGCTAATCGTCCGAATCGCGCTAAATTAGCAGCCATAATTGGACTATGTTCAAGCTTAATATTAGGAATTTCAGCATTATTTTTTGCTACTATGGTAAGAAATATTTGGGCAAGAATATTTACTCAAGATCAAGAAATTGTGACATTAACGGCTATGATTTTGCCAATTATAGGACTATGTGAACTTGGGAACTGTCCACAGACAACAGGTTGTGGTGTTTTAAGAGGAACAGCACGTCCTAAATTAGGTGCTAATATTAATTTAGGATGTTTTTATTTTGTTGGAATGCCAGTGGCTATTTGGTTAGGATTTTATATGGGGTTTGATTTAAAAGGATTATGGTTGGGATTATTAGCTGCTCAAGCTTCATGTGCAGTGACTATGATGTTAATTATATTTGCCAAAACTAATTGGGAAGATCAAGCAAGAAGAGCAAAAGAACTTACTTCAATTATTGGTGATTATGATAATGAAGATGAAAAGTTCATTGATGAAAAGGCAGAGGATTATTTGGATTTATCAGATTATCAGAAGCTAGAGAATTCAGTTGTTTGA
- the LOC104212367 gene encoding BAG family molecular chaperone regulator 3-like isoform X1: protein MSKDLLRMKTKPNKPNGNGLSSSGWEMRPGGMLVQQRSSDSYQSSVTVPTIKIKVKYGSSYHEVKISSQATFGELKKMLAGQTGLHTEDQKIFYKEKERDSRNFLDVAGLKDGSKLVLIEDEISREKRFIESRRNAKMENASKEITSIRLDIDKLAKQVANVEMDIYGGKKVTETLLLSLIELLMTQLIKLDGITADGDLKLQRRMQVKRVQKYIETLDMLKIRNSALGNHNAKVQMHHKNGIFTGKMPKSMYYNQEQRKRVSFADQRNPGPVVVTTKWETF from the exons ATGAGCAAAGACTTGTTAAGAATGAAGactaagccaaataagccaaatgGGAATGGACTTTCATCTTCAGGATGGGAGATGAGGCCAGGAGGAATGTTAGTACAACAAAGAAGTTCTGATTCATATCAAAGTTCAGTTACAGTTCCAACCATTAAAATCAAAGTCAAATATGGTTCATCTTATCATGAAGTCAAAATCAGTTCACAAGCAACTTTTG GGGAATTGAAGAAAATGCTAGCAGGTCAAACTGGATTACATACTGAAGATCAGAAAATATTTtacaaggaaaaagaaagagattcAAGAAATTTTCTTGATGTTGCTGGTTTAAAAGATGGATCAAAACTTGTACTAATTGAGGATGAGATAAGCAGAGAAAAGAGGTTTATTGAATCAAGAAGAAATGCAAAAATGGAGAATGCATCAAAGGAAATCACATCAATTAGACTTGATATTGATAAACTTGCTAAACAG GTTGCTAATGTTGAAATGGACATTTATGGTGGCAAGAAAGTAACAGAGACTTTGCTATTGAGTTTGATTGAATTGTTAATGACACAATTGATAAAATTGGATGGAATTACTGCTGATGGTGATCTCAAATTGCAGAGAAGAATGCAG GTGAAAAGGGTGCAAAAATACATAGAGACACTAGACATGTTGAAAATAAGAAATTCAGCCCTTGGAAATCACAATGCCAAAGTGCAAATGCACCACAAAAATGGAATATTCACAGGAAAAATGCCAAAATCCATGTACTATAATCAAGAGCAGAGGAAGAGGGTTAGTTTTGCTGATCAAAGAAATCCAGGGCCAGTTGTGGTTACAACAAAATGGGAAACTTTCTAA
- the LOC104212367 gene encoding BAG family molecular chaperone regulator 3-like isoform X2 — protein MLAGQTGLHTEDQKIFYKEKERDSRNFLDVAGLKDGSKLVLIEDEISREKRFIESRRNAKMENASKEITSIRLDIDKLAKQVANVEMDIYGGKKVTETLLLSLIELLMTQLIKLDGITADGDLKLQRRMQVKRVQKYIETLDMLKIRNSALGNHNAKVQMHHKNGIFTGKMPKSMYYNQEQRKRVSFADQRNPGPVVVTTKWETF, from the exons ATGCTAGCAGGTCAAACTGGATTACATACTGAAGATCAGAAAATATTTtacaaggaaaaagaaagagattcAAGAAATTTTCTTGATGTTGCTGGTTTAAAAGATGGATCAAAACTTGTACTAATTGAGGATGAGATAAGCAGAGAAAAGAGGTTTATTGAATCAAGAAGAAATGCAAAAATGGAGAATGCATCAAAGGAAATCACATCAATTAGACTTGATATTGATAAACTTGCTAAACAG GTTGCTAATGTTGAAATGGACATTTATGGTGGCAAGAAAGTAACAGAGACTTTGCTATTGAGTTTGATTGAATTGTTAATGACACAATTGATAAAATTGGATGGAATTACTGCTGATGGTGATCTCAAATTGCAGAGAAGAATGCAG GTGAAAAGGGTGCAAAAATACATAGAGACACTAGACATGTTGAAAATAAGAAATTCAGCCCTTGGAAATCACAATGCCAAAGTGCAAATGCACCACAAAAATGGAATATTCACAGGAAAAATGCCAAAATCCATGTACTATAATCAAGAGCAGAGGAAGAGGGTTAGTTTTGCTGATCAAAGAAATCCAGGGCCAGTTGTGGTTACAACAAAATGGGAAACTTTCTAA
- the LOC104212368 gene encoding lysophospholipid acyltransferase 1-like: MGLPEMESMASAIGVSVPVLRFLLCFVATIPVSFLHRFVPSAVCRHLYAAVTGAVLSYLSFGFSSNLHFFGPMLLGYVSMVVSRRYCGIITFFAAFGYLIGCHVYYMSGDAWKEGGIDATGALMVITLKIISCVINYQDGLLKEEDLREAQKKNCLLKLPSLFEYIGYCLCCGSHFAGPVYEMKDYLDWTERKGIWKPSEKGNPSPLGSTLRALLQAAICMGLYLYLVPLFPLSRFTDPLYQEWGFFKRLGYQYMACFTARWKYYFIWSISEAAIVVSGLGFSGWTNSSPPKPLWDRAKNVDVLGVELAKSSVQLPLVWNIQVSTWLRHYVYERLIQKGRKPGFFQLLATQTVSAVWHGLYPGYIIFFVQSALMIAGSRVIYRWQQAATGTLFEKILVLMNFAYTLLVLNYSAVGFMVLSLHETLTAYGSVYYVGTIVPVVLILLSKVVKPPKPATSKARKVE, from the exons ATGGGGCTGCCGGAGATGGAATCAATGGCGTCAGCGATCGGAGTATCAGTGCCGGTGCTCCGTTTCTTGCTTTGCTTTGTCGCCACCATTCCGGTGAGCTTCCTCCACCGTTTTGTCCCTAGCGCCGTCTGTAGGCACCTTTACGCCGCCGTTACCGGCGCTGTTCTCTCGTACCTGTCATTTGGTTTCTCCTCAAATCTTCACTTCTTTGGGCCTATGCTTCTGGGTTATGTTTCTATGGTTGTCTCTCGCCGTTACTGCGGGATCATCACTTTCTTCGCTGCGTTTGGATATCTTATTGGATG CCATGTATACTACATGAGCGGGGATGCATGGAAGGAAGGAGGGATTGATGCTACAG GAGCTTTAATGGTGATAACACTGAAAATAATTTCATGTGTGATTAATTACCAAGATGGATTGTTGAAGGAGGAAGATTTGCGTGAGGCTCAGAAGAAAAATTGTTTGCTCAAGTTGCCATCATTATTTGAGTACATTGGTTACTGTCTCTGTTGTGGAAGTCATTTTGCAGGTCCAGTGTATGAGATGAAAGATTACCTTGACTGGACAGAGAGAAAAGGA ATCTGGAAACCTTCAGAGAAAGGAAATCCCTCACCTTTGGGGTCAACTTTAAGAGCTCTTCTTCAAGCTGCTATTTGTATGGGGTTGTATCTCTACCTGGTGCCTCTTTTTCCACTTTCCAGGTTCACTGATCCATTATACCAAGAATGGGGTTTCTTCAAACGGTTGGGTTACCAATATATGGCTTGCTTTACCGCTCGGTGGAAATATTATTTTATCTGGTCAATCTCTGAAGCTGCTATCGTCGTATCCGGACTAGGTTTCAGTGGTTGGACAAACTCTTCTCCACCAAAACCACTTTGGGACCGTGCAAAAAATGTTGATGTATTGGGTGTTGAGTTAGCAAAGAGCTCGGTTCAGTTACCACTTGTATGGAACATTCAAGTCAGCACGTGGCTGCGACACT ATGTATACGAGAGGCTGATACAGAAAGGAAGGAAGCCTGGTTTCTTCCAGTTGCTAGCTACCCAGACTGTCAGTGCTGTATGGCAT GGATTATATCCTGGGTACATCATTTTCTTTGTACAGTCCGCTTTGATGATTGCTGGATCAAGAG TCATTTACAGATGGCAGCAAGCTGCTACTGGTACTCTGTTTGAGAAGATACTGGTATTAATGAACTTTGCATACACACTTCTGGTTCTAAACTATTCCGCTGTTGGGTTCATG GTATTAAGCCTGCATGAAACCCTTACAGCATATGGAAGTGTATACTATGTTGGAACAATTGTACCAGTTGTACTCATCCTGCTTAGTAAAGTAGTTAAGCCTCCAAAACCTGCGACATCTAAAGCTAGGAAAGTAGAGTGA